One window of Doryrhamphus excisus isolate RoL2022-K1 chromosome 13, RoL_Dexc_1.0, whole genome shotgun sequence genomic DNA carries:
- the dlgap2a gene encoding uncharacterized protein dlgap2a isoform X6, with the protein MHTRQKYQQYSWSTTPYFDEESYSPPPKNMKGLSGGRPTHLQLTSPTSAHTCGYVDVDHSLEHHLHHGDSRPPSYLLSPTESCPLEGRHRFSPRSSIHSECMVIPVSMAPTDHSVACSTFPRMHYGSASRDSGGNTSGGRDSRDDCGSSSHGGSSKMNRIPANLLDQFEKQMPLHRDGFHTLQYQRTSTTTTTTEQRNESPGRIRHLVHSVQKLFTKSHSLEGSSKMNGNKNDSHRDGSYHHHHHQGHHKHSKRSKSKDRKGDGSGRQRSGGWWSSDDNLDSDSTYRPPSVMSRHPVDQITHCYPDSMHSHLAGDLSLKTSKSNNDVKCSACESIGMAPEGKFMKRSSWSTLTVSQAKEAYRKSSLNLEKPMTPTDLKPNLRPCHYLQVPQDEWGGYPGSGKDDEIPCRRMRSSSYVKAMGDEESGESDSSPKTSPQKLVRPDALAIIRPRDLLDSQSSYRLDKINSDMRNYITNFAADLSQSYHLQSSIHPSIALDANANYNSPKFRSRNQSYMRAVSTLSQASCVSQVSQVSETEINGQFESVCESVFSEVESQAMDALDLPGCFRTRSHSYLRAIQAGYSQDDECMVPMASTVTSTIRSTTDRNYVQEDSCLPKQARAHEDFTAEKSPLAHDDLGCPIRRDRSYHQDNTVATAKPLCGPPVSPSLFRSPRPTTSERPSPKAIQASIKESATLAAAISMQWKEEVSAMRRELADLRRDLCKELRAFNSNFNTFAKHYNTWSPQSCNTSTGVGMGGGVTAGETLGATATAMADVGAGASAGGLGTSGTERSTGGAKGKTKPVSKVSVGTQARSKGLVRQSTADAAVNCPEEKEKRRESRQKLPKQLSMDPNILARPQSMYVESAIPLSLDPIIPCFIRNVKLETLDSQMIDPIDPHEQKTELPDQDVGSLSDTLVSSDGIMVPSSEISTEKPQNSVTVDQKIPVTLEQTNSNLSKDELLQPIEIRSPDMDHTEKQEMHLPYPVPVVTVSPPEEHGYHKTLDSDFPDHFDADKSHRNPSSPTNTTLEESTHSDTRESEPKATDLPTASTTRMADVYDTTTCRNDTAPSCSVDKCPSIVVTEHFDMDCPGSPTDNDSNLDPNVALPDNTTSPLLVQMESDSTVSSSSVQTQPNTEPEAEDSEWPPLPEPLDNTPIYHADLVHFDLVMLTSLDQEDLDSVFMDPEPEPFDLNLDSPILDLDTPSNQSDCVGSSVFITDPAATCHVATCLNPVPELCLNSGPQGAPLPQVTVTISPPSSLSPDTSLEIDFGPTSPIPDSSPPNSEAFPHDLEDIVTPSTVQASMNRCENPLESMDSSQEHGEFVKEKTPDCPDESSHEEAFLWYRWQKRTQRQESVHRSASVELWSGRYEYNSAEITYVSLTL; encoded by the exons ATGCACACCCgtcaaaaat ACCAGCAGTATTCATGGTCGACCACACCGTACTTCGATGAGGAAAGCTACTCCCCTCCACCCAAAAACATGAAGGGTCTCTCCGGTGGCCGCCCCACCCACCTCCAGCTCACCTCTCCCACCTCAGCCCACACCTGTGGCTACGTAGATGTTGACCATTCCTTGGAGCATCATCTTCACCATGGAGATTCACGGCCCCCATCCTACCTCCTCAGCCCGACTGAAAGCTGTCCCCTGGAAGGTCGTCACCGCTTCTCACCACGGAGCTCCATCCACTCTGAGTGCATGGTCATACCAGTGTCCATGGCGCCCACGGACCACTCTGTCGCATGTAGCACTTTTCCACGCATGCACTACGGAAGTGCTTCGCGGGACAGCGGGGGCAACACTTCTGGTGGCAGGGATTCCCGGGATGATTGCGGCTCATCATCACATGGCGGTAGCAGTAAAATGAACCGAATCCCGGCAAATCTTCTAGATCAATTTGAGAAGCAGATGCCGCTGCACCGAGATGGCTTCCACACGTTACAATACCAACGTACATCCACTACAACCACAACTACAGAACAACGCAACGAAAGCCCCGGACGGATACGTCACTTAGTGCACTCGGTACAGAAGCTCTTCACAAAGTCACATTCTCTTGAAGGTTCATCCAAGATGAACGGCAACAAAAACGACTCACACCGGGACGGCTCgtatcatcatcaccaccatcaagGCCACCACAAACACAGCAAGCGCAGTAAGAGCAAAGATCGCAAAGGTGACGGGAGCGGGAGACAGCGGTCGGGAGGTTGGTGGAGCTCAGACGACAACTTAGATAGCGACAGCACATATCGGCCACCGAGTGTTATGTCCCGACACCCCGTGGACCAAATCACTCACTGCTACCCTGACTCAATGCACAGCCACCTGGCAGGAGACCTATCGCTAAAGACTTCCAAAAGTAACAATGATGTCAAGTGTTCAGCGTGTGAGAGCATAGGCATGGCACCCGAGGGGAAGTTCATGAAGAGGAGCTCCTGGTCCACGTTAACAGTCAGCCAAGCGAAGGAGGCTTACAGGAAGTCTTCGCTCAATCTGGAGAAACCAATGACACCAACAGACCTCAAGCCCAACCTCAGGCCGTGTCACTATCTACAG GTGCCCCAGGATGAATGGGGAGGTTATCCCGGCAGCGGGAAGGATGACGAGATTCCGTGTCGACGAATGCGGAGCAGTAGCTACGTTAAAGCCATGGGGGATGAAGAGAGCGGCGAGTCGGATTCCAGCCCCAAGACCTCTCCCCAGAAGTTGGTGCGGCCAGACGCTCTGGCCATCATCAGACCCAGAGACCTGCTGGACTCTCAGAG CTCTTATCGCCTGGATAAAATCAACAGTGACATGCGTAACTACATCACCAATTTTGCCGCAGACTTAAG TCAGAGTTACCACTTgcaatcatccattcatccgagCATCGCTTTGGACGCCAATGCAAACTACAACTCCCCAAAGTTTCGCTCCAGGAATCAAAGCTACATGCGCGCCGTCAGCACCCTCAGTCAGGCAAGCTGTGTTAGCCAGGTGAGCCAG GTGAGTGAAACAGAAATAAATGGCCAGTTCGAATCAGTCTGTGAGTCGGTGTTCAGCGAGGTCGAATCCCAGGCCATGGATGCGTTGGACTTACCCGGCTGCTTCCGAACCCGGAGCCACAGTTACCTACGAGCCATCCAAGCCGGCTACTCTCAAGACGATGAATGCATGGTACCCATGGCCTCCACAGTCACCTCCACCATCAGATCCACCACAG ACAGAAATTATGTGCAGGAAGATTCTTGTTTACCCAAACAAGCCAGGGCGCACGAGGATTTCACAGCAGAAAAATCCCCTTTGGCTCATGACGATCTAGGCTGCCCCATCAGAAGAGACAGGTCCTACCACCAAGATAACACAGTGGCTACAGCCAAACCTCTGTGTGGACCGCCAGTCTCTCCTAGCCTCTTCAGATCCCCCAGACCTACTACATCAGAAAGGCCTTCACCAAAAGCCATTCAGGCCAGTATTAAAGAGTCAGCAACCTTGGCTGCAGCGATTAGCATGCAATGGAAAGAGGAGGTCTCTGCCATGCGTCGAGAGCTTGCTGACCTCAGAAGAGACCTCTGTAAAGAGCTCCGTGCTTTCAACAGTAATTTTAACACCTTCGCAAAGCATTACAACACGTGGTCTCCCCAAAGTTGTAACACATCGACAGGGGTGGGAATGGGTGGAGGAGTTACGGCAGGGGAAACACTAGGAGCTACGGCAACGGCAATGGCAGATGTTGGAGCAGGAGCAAGTGCTGGAGGTTTGGGGACCTCTGGGACGGAACGAAGCACTGGTGGAGCTAAAGGGAAAACCAAACCAGTATCTAAAGTTTCGGTGGGGACTCAAGCCAGGAGTAAGGGGTTGGTGCGGCAAAGCACTGCAGATGCAGCCGTCAATTGTCcggaggagaaggagaaaagGAGAGAATCACGACAAAAACTGCCAAAGCAGCTCTCTATGGACCCAAACATTCTTGCACGTCCACAGTCAATGTATGTGGAAAGTGCCATACCACTTTCTTTGGATCCAATAATCCCGTGCTTTATTAGAAATGTCAAACTGGAGACATTGGATTCACAAATGATAGACCCCATAGACCCGCATGAACAAAAAACAGAGTTGCCTGACCAAGATGTTGGAAGCTTGTCTGATACACTTGTCTCATCTGACGGTATCATGGTACCTTCATCAGAAATATCCACTGAAAAGCCCCAGAATTCAGTGACAGTGGACCAAAAGATTCCCGTCACTCTGGAGCAAACCAATTCCAACCTCTCTAAAGATGAACTACTTCAACCAATTGAGATAAGATCCCCAGACATGGATCACACTGAGAAACAAGAGATGCACCTTCCATATCCAGTTCCTGTTGTGACTGTGTCTCCACCAGAAGAGCACGGATACCACAAAACATTAGACTCTGATTTTCCAGATCATTTTGATGCCGATAAGTCACATAGAAACCCATCATCTCCAACAAATACAACATTAGAAGAGTCAACTCATTCAGATACAAGGGAATCCGAACCAAAAGCAACAGACTTACCTACGGCATCAACCACCCGCATGGCAGATGTTTATGATACAACCACGTGTAGGAACGATACCGCTCCGTCATGTAGCGTGGATAAATGTCCTTCCATTGTTGTGACAGAGCACTTCGACATGGATTGTCCTGGAAGTCCAACTGACAACGATTCAAATCTTGACCCCAATGTCGCCCTTCCAGACAATACCACAAGTCCTCTCTTGGTGCAAATGGAATCAGACTCCACCGTTTCGTCGAGTTCAGTACAAACTCAACCAAACACTGAACCAGAGGCAGAAGACTCTGAATGGCCGCCCCTTCCCGAACCGCTTGATAACACCCCAATATATCATGCTGATCTGGTTCACTTTGACTTAGTAATGCTGACTTCCCTAGATCAGGAGGATCTGGATTCAGTGTTCATGGACCCTGAACCAGAGCCATTTGACCTAAATCTCGACTCTCCTATTTTAGATTTGGATACTCCTTCCAACCAATCAGATTGTGTAGGTTCATCGGTATTCATTACAGACCCTGCCGCAACGTGCCATGTTGCTACTTGTTTGAATCCGGTTCCAGAATTGTGTTTAAATTCGGGGCCTCAGGGTGCCCCTCTACCCCAGGTCACCGTTACAATATCACCACCGAGTTCATTATCCCCTGATACCTCTCTAGAAATTGACTTTGGACCCACAAGTCCAATACCAGATTCTTCTCCACCCAATTCCGAGGCATTCCCACATGATCTGGAAGACATTGTGACACCGTCAACGGTCCAGGCAAGCATGAATCGATGTGAAAACCCACTTGAATCAATGGATTCTTCTCAAGAGCATGGGGAATTTGTGAAGGAGAAGACCCCGGATTGTCCGGACGAATCTTCACACGAGGAAGCCTTTCTGTGGTACCGGTGGCAGAAAAGAACTCAGAGGCAAGAATCAGTCCACAGGAGTGCCAGTGTTGAACTTTGGAGTGGGAGATACGAGTATAACAGTGCCGAAATCACATATGTATCTCTCACTCTGTGA
- the dlgap2a gene encoding uncharacterized protein dlgap2a isoform X3, producing MDVFCVLLHTVFARSLSRLIDQQYSWSTTPYFDEESYSPPPKNMKGLSGGRPTHLQLTSPTSAHTCGYVDVDHSLEHHLHHGDSRPPSYLLSPTESCPLEGRHRFSPRSSIHSECMVIPVSMAPTDHSVACSTFPRMHYGSASRDSGGNTSGGRDSRDDCGSSSHGGSSKMNRIPANLLDQFEKQMPLHRDGFHTLQYQRTSTTTTTTEQRNESPGRIRHLVHSVQKLFTKSHSLEGSSKMNGNKNDSHRDGSYHHHHHQGHHKHSKRSKSKDRKGDGSGRQRSGGWWSSDDNLDSDSTYRPPSVMSRHPVDQITHCYPDSMHSHLAGDLSLKTSKSNNDVKCSACESIGMAPEGKFMKRSSWSTLTVSQAKEAYRKSSLNLEKPMTPTDLKPNLRPCHYLQVPQDEWGGYPGSGKDDEIPCRRMRSSSYVKAMGDEESGESDSSPKTSPQKLVRPDALAIIRPRDLLDSQSSYRLDKINSDMRNYITNFAADLSQSYHLQSSIHPSIALDANANYNSPKFRSRNQSYMRAVSTLSQASCVSQVSQVSETEINGQFESVCESVFSEVESQAMDALDLPGCFRTRSHSYLRAIQAGYSQDDECMVPMASTVTSTIRSTTDRNYVQEDSCLPKQARAHEDFTAEKSPLAHDDLGCPIRRDRSYHQDNTVATAKPLCGPPVSPSLFRSPRPTTSERPSPKAIQASIKESATLAAAISMQWKEEVSAMRRELADLRRDLCKELRAFNSNFNTFAKHYNTWSPQSCNTSTGVGMGGGVTAGETLGATATAMADVGAGASAGGLGTSGTERSTGGAKGKTKPVSKVSVGTQARSKGLVRQSTADAAVNCPEEKEKRRESRQKLPKQLSMDPNILARPQSMYVESAIPLSLDPIIPCFIRNVKLETLDSQMIDPIDPHEQKTELPDQDVGSLSDTLVSSDGIMVPSSEISTEKPQNSVTVDQKIPVTLEQTNSNLSKDELLQPIEIRSPDMDHTEKQEMHLPYPVPVVTVSPPEEHGYHKTLDSDFPDHFDADKSHRNPSSPTNTTLEESTHSDTRESEPKATDLPTASTTRMADVYDTTTCRNDTAPSCSVDKCPSIVVTEHFDMDCPGSPTDNDSNLDPNVALPDNTTSPLLVQMESDSTVSSSSVQTQPNTEPEAEDSEWPPLPEPLDNTPIYHADLVHFDLVMLTSLDQEDLDSVFMDPEPEPFDLNLDSPILDLDTPSNQSDCVGSSVFITDPAATCHVATCLNPVPELCLNSGPQGAPLPQVTVTISPPSSLSPDTSLEIDFGPTSPIPDSSPPNSEAFPHDLEDIVTPSTVQASMNRCENPLESMDSSQEHGEFVKEKTPDCPDESSHEEAFLWYRWQKRTQRQESVHRSASVELWSGRYEYNSAEITYVSLTL from the exons ATGGATGTTTTTTGTGTCCTTTTACACACAGTTTTTGCCAGGTCGTTGTCAAGACTGATTG ACCAGCAGTATTCATGGTCGACCACACCGTACTTCGATGAGGAAAGCTACTCCCCTCCACCCAAAAACATGAAGGGTCTCTCCGGTGGCCGCCCCACCCACCTCCAGCTCACCTCTCCCACCTCAGCCCACACCTGTGGCTACGTAGATGTTGACCATTCCTTGGAGCATCATCTTCACCATGGAGATTCACGGCCCCCATCCTACCTCCTCAGCCCGACTGAAAGCTGTCCCCTGGAAGGTCGTCACCGCTTCTCACCACGGAGCTCCATCCACTCTGAGTGCATGGTCATACCAGTGTCCATGGCGCCCACGGACCACTCTGTCGCATGTAGCACTTTTCCACGCATGCACTACGGAAGTGCTTCGCGGGACAGCGGGGGCAACACTTCTGGTGGCAGGGATTCCCGGGATGATTGCGGCTCATCATCACATGGCGGTAGCAGTAAAATGAACCGAATCCCGGCAAATCTTCTAGATCAATTTGAGAAGCAGATGCCGCTGCACCGAGATGGCTTCCACACGTTACAATACCAACGTACATCCACTACAACCACAACTACAGAACAACGCAACGAAAGCCCCGGACGGATACGTCACTTAGTGCACTCGGTACAGAAGCTCTTCACAAAGTCACATTCTCTTGAAGGTTCATCCAAGATGAACGGCAACAAAAACGACTCACACCGGGACGGCTCgtatcatcatcaccaccatcaagGCCACCACAAACACAGCAAGCGCAGTAAGAGCAAAGATCGCAAAGGTGACGGGAGCGGGAGACAGCGGTCGGGAGGTTGGTGGAGCTCAGACGACAACTTAGATAGCGACAGCACATATCGGCCACCGAGTGTTATGTCCCGACACCCCGTGGACCAAATCACTCACTGCTACCCTGACTCAATGCACAGCCACCTGGCAGGAGACCTATCGCTAAAGACTTCCAAAAGTAACAATGATGTCAAGTGTTCAGCGTGTGAGAGCATAGGCATGGCACCCGAGGGGAAGTTCATGAAGAGGAGCTCCTGGTCCACGTTAACAGTCAGCCAAGCGAAGGAGGCTTACAGGAAGTCTTCGCTCAATCTGGAGAAACCAATGACACCAACAGACCTCAAGCCCAACCTCAGGCCGTGTCACTATCTACAG GTGCCCCAGGATGAATGGGGAGGTTATCCCGGCAGCGGGAAGGATGACGAGATTCCGTGTCGACGAATGCGGAGCAGTAGCTACGTTAAAGCCATGGGGGATGAAGAGAGCGGCGAGTCGGATTCCAGCCCCAAGACCTCTCCCCAGAAGTTGGTGCGGCCAGACGCTCTGGCCATCATCAGACCCAGAGACCTGCTGGACTCTCAGAG CTCTTATCGCCTGGATAAAATCAACAGTGACATGCGTAACTACATCACCAATTTTGCCGCAGACTTAAG TCAGAGTTACCACTTgcaatcatccattcatccgagCATCGCTTTGGACGCCAATGCAAACTACAACTCCCCAAAGTTTCGCTCCAGGAATCAAAGCTACATGCGCGCCGTCAGCACCCTCAGTCAGGCAAGCTGTGTTAGCCAGGTGAGCCAG GTGAGTGAAACAGAAATAAATGGCCAGTTCGAATCAGTCTGTGAGTCGGTGTTCAGCGAGGTCGAATCCCAGGCCATGGATGCGTTGGACTTACCCGGCTGCTTCCGAACCCGGAGCCACAGTTACCTACGAGCCATCCAAGCCGGCTACTCTCAAGACGATGAATGCATGGTACCCATGGCCTCCACAGTCACCTCCACCATCAGATCCACCACAG ACAGAAATTATGTGCAGGAAGATTCTTGTTTACCCAAACAAGCCAGGGCGCACGAGGATTTCACAGCAGAAAAATCCCCTTTGGCTCATGACGATCTAGGCTGCCCCATCAGAAGAGACAGGTCCTACCACCAAGATAACACAGTGGCTACAGCCAAACCTCTGTGTGGACCGCCAGTCTCTCCTAGCCTCTTCAGATCCCCCAGACCTACTACATCAGAAAGGCCTTCACCAAAAGCCATTCAGGCCAGTATTAAAGAGTCAGCAACCTTGGCTGCAGCGATTAGCATGCAATGGAAAGAGGAGGTCTCTGCCATGCGTCGAGAGCTTGCTGACCTCAGAAGAGACCTCTGTAAAGAGCTCCGTGCTTTCAACAGTAATTTTAACACCTTCGCAAAGCATTACAACACGTGGTCTCCCCAAAGTTGTAACACATCGACAGGGGTGGGAATGGGTGGAGGAGTTACGGCAGGGGAAACACTAGGAGCTACGGCAACGGCAATGGCAGATGTTGGAGCAGGAGCAAGTGCTGGAGGTTTGGGGACCTCTGGGACGGAACGAAGCACTGGTGGAGCTAAAGGGAAAACCAAACCAGTATCTAAAGTTTCGGTGGGGACTCAAGCCAGGAGTAAGGGGTTGGTGCGGCAAAGCACTGCAGATGCAGCCGTCAATTGTCcggaggagaaggagaaaagGAGAGAATCACGACAAAAACTGCCAAAGCAGCTCTCTATGGACCCAAACATTCTTGCACGTCCACAGTCAATGTATGTGGAAAGTGCCATACCACTTTCTTTGGATCCAATAATCCCGTGCTTTATTAGAAATGTCAAACTGGAGACATTGGATTCACAAATGATAGACCCCATAGACCCGCATGAACAAAAAACAGAGTTGCCTGACCAAGATGTTGGAAGCTTGTCTGATACACTTGTCTCATCTGACGGTATCATGGTACCTTCATCAGAAATATCCACTGAAAAGCCCCAGAATTCAGTGACAGTGGACCAAAAGATTCCCGTCACTCTGGAGCAAACCAATTCCAACCTCTCTAAAGATGAACTACTTCAACCAATTGAGATAAGATCCCCAGACATGGATCACACTGAGAAACAAGAGATGCACCTTCCATATCCAGTTCCTGTTGTGACTGTGTCTCCACCAGAAGAGCACGGATACCACAAAACATTAGACTCTGATTTTCCAGATCATTTTGATGCCGATAAGTCACATAGAAACCCATCATCTCCAACAAATACAACATTAGAAGAGTCAACTCATTCAGATACAAGGGAATCCGAACCAAAAGCAACAGACTTACCTACGGCATCAACCACCCGCATGGCAGATGTTTATGATACAACCACGTGTAGGAACGATACCGCTCCGTCATGTAGCGTGGATAAATGTCCTTCCATTGTTGTGACAGAGCACTTCGACATGGATTGTCCTGGAAGTCCAACTGACAACGATTCAAATCTTGACCCCAATGTCGCCCTTCCAGACAATACCACAAGTCCTCTCTTGGTGCAAATGGAATCAGACTCCACCGTTTCGTCGAGTTCAGTACAAACTCAACCAAACACTGAACCAGAGGCAGAAGACTCTGAATGGCCGCCCCTTCCCGAACCGCTTGATAACACCCCAATATATCATGCTGATCTGGTTCACTTTGACTTAGTAATGCTGACTTCCCTAGATCAGGAGGATCTGGATTCAGTGTTCATGGACCCTGAACCAGAGCCATTTGACCTAAATCTCGACTCTCCTATTTTAGATTTGGATACTCCTTCCAACCAATCAGATTGTGTAGGTTCATCGGTATTCATTACAGACCCTGCCGCAACGTGCCATGTTGCTACTTGTTTGAATCCGGTTCCAGAATTGTGTTTAAATTCGGGGCCTCAGGGTGCCCCTCTACCCCAGGTCACCGTTACAATATCACCACCGAGTTCATTATCCCCTGATACCTCTCTAGAAATTGACTTTGGACCCACAAGTCCAATACCAGATTCTTCTCCACCCAATTCCGAGGCATTCCCACATGATCTGGAAGACATTGTGACACCGTCAACGGTCCAGGCAAGCATGAATCGATGTGAAAACCCACTTGAATCAATGGATTCTTCTCAAGAGCATGGGGAATTTGTGAAGGAGAAGACCCCGGATTGTCCGGACGAATCTTCACACGAGGAAGCCTTTCTGTGGTACCGGTGGCAGAAAAGAACTCAGAGGCAAGAATCAGTCCACAGGAGTGCCAGTGTTGAACTTTGGAGTGGGAGATACGAGTATAACAGTGCCGAAATCACATATGTATCTCTCACTCTGTGA